The following proteins are encoded in a genomic region of Desulfurococcaceae archaeon:
- a CDS encoding C/D box methylation guide ribonucleoprotein complex aNOP56 subunit (functions along with aFIB and aL7a; guides 2'-O-methylation of ribose to specific sites in RNAs), which yields MSSRSKAYIVETVLGIFAVADDNSVVEYVEAPKRLDDLVEYLISIEKGELTPYHEQMMSKLKEKGVSAVVVEHYSTAKAASQQGLVPEVLPGFPQALYIRSIAPELAVKYGFASSREEFFEKLHEVMLEYTRRKLRREAQKRDLLAVQAIRAIDDIDRTINLFVARLREWYSIHFPELDELVRDHEMYARLVYELRHRSNFTKENLTKLEVPEDRVEKIAAAASSSIGADLGDFDLEYISILADIVLGMYKLRETLEKYIDFVMKEVSPNLCALVGPKLGARLLSIAGGLEKLAKLPASTIQVLGAEKALFRALRTGGKPPKHGVIFQHPAIHRSPRWQRGKIARALAAKLAIAAKVDFFTGRHIGDKLLAEFQQRVEEIKKLYPKPPPKAERPRAPAERERKKEKRK from the coding sequence AAGCCCCCAAGAGGCTGGACGACCTGGTGGAGTACCTAATTAGCATTGAAAAGGGGGAGTTAACACCTTACCACGAGCAGATGATGTCTAAGTTGAAGGAGAAGGGCGTGTCGGCGGTCGTTGTCGAGCACTACAGCACCGCTAAAGCGGCATCCCAGCAGGGGCTAGTACCTGAAGTCTTGCCGGGCTTTCCCCAGGCACTGTACATTAGGAGTATTGCACCGGAACTAGCAGTCAAGTACGGGTTTGCGAGCAGTAGGGAGGAGTTCTTCGAAAAGCTTCACGAAGTGATGCTAGAGTACACGAGGCGGAAGCTGAGGAGAGAAGCGCAGAAACGAGACCTCTTGGCTGTGCAGGCGATTAGAGCAATAGACGACATCGACAGGACAATAAACCTGTTCGTGGCGAGGCTTAGGGAGTGGTACAGTATACACTTCCCAGAGCTAGATGAGCTGGTTAGAGACCACGAGATGTACGCAAGGCTCGTGTACGAGCTGAGGCACCGATCCAACTTCACCAAGGAGAACTTAACAAAGCTCGAAGTGCCGGAGGACAGAGTGGAAAAGATCGCCGCGGCGGCATCTAGCAGTATCGGCGCCGATTTAGGCGATTTCGACCTAGAGTACATATCCATACTCGCTGATATCGTGCTCGGCATGTACAAGCTGAGGGAGACGCTCGAGAAATATATCGATTTCGTGATGAAAGAGGTATCGCCTAATCTGTGTGCACTCGTGGGCCCGAAACTCGGAGCCAGGTTATTGAGTATTGCAGGCGGGCTCGAAAAGCTCGCTAAATTACCAGCAAGCACCATCCAAGTACTCGGCGCCGAGAAAGCGCTATTTAGGGCGCTCAGGACGGGAGGTAAGCCGCCCAAGCACGGAGTAATCTTCCAGCATCCCGCCATACACAGAAGTCCAAGGTGGCAAAGAGGTAAAATCGCAAGAGCGCTTGCTGCGAAGCTGGCTATAGCGGCCAAGGTGGACTTCTTCACGGGTAGGCATATTGGCGACAAGTTGCTAGCAGAGTTTCAGCAAAGGGTTGAGGAGATAAAGAAGCTGTACCCGAAGCCGCCGCCGAAAGCTGAAAGGCCTCGAGCACCCGCGGAAAGGGAGAGGAAGAAGGAGAAAAGGAAATGA